The DNA sequence ATCATTTCACGCTGCCAGGAACTCAGAGACCGAGTTCGTCTTCCGAGCTGTGCACCTTGCTCGGCTCGGCCGGCTTGGGCGGCTGCTCTTCCGGGATCGACGTCACGGCCAGCACGATGCGGCGGTGGATGGGATCCACCTCCAGCACGCGCATCACGAAGTTCATGCCTTCGTACGTGAAGTCGGCCGGATTCGTAACCGTGCCTTCCGGGTTGAGCTGGCTGACCGGCACGAAGCCTTCGATGTCGTTGCCGAGATCGACGACCACGCCCTTGTCCATCAGGCGCACGACCTTGCCGGGGAGCTCCGTGCCCACCGGGTAGGTCTCACCGATGCGAAGCCACGGATCTTCCTCGGCCTGCTTGAGGCCGAGCGAGATGCGCTTGTTTTCGCTGTCGATGTTGAGGATGACCACGTCCACCGCGTCGCCCTTCTTCACCACTTCCGACGGGTGCTGGACGCGCTTGGTCCAGGACATGTCGGAGATGTGAATGAGGCCGTCGATGCCCGGCTCGATTTCGACGAAGGCGCCGAACGAGGTCAGGTTGCGGACCTTGCCATTGATGCGCGTACCCACCGGGTACTTGAGCGGGAGGATGACCCACGGATCCTGCTCGGTCTGCTTCATGCCGAGCGAGATCTTCTCTTCGGTCTCGTCGACCTTGAGCACCACCGCCTCGATGGCCTCGCCGATCGACACGATCTTGGAGGGATGACGGACGTTGCGCGTCCAGCTCATCTCGGAAATGTGCACGAGGCCTTCGATGCCCGGCTCGAGCTCGATGAAGGCGCCGTAGTTCGTGATGGACACGACCTTGCCGTTGACGCGCGTACCCACCGGGTACTTGGCGGCGACGTCCTTCCACGGGTAGCTCTGCAGCTGCTTGAGGCCGAGCGAGATGCGCTCGCGCTCCCAATCGATGTCGAGCACCTTGATCTCGA is a window from the Gemmatimonadaceae bacterium genome containing:
- a CDS encoding 30S ribosomal protein S1, whose protein sequence is MDNDDAPIYGKLTAREKRDLQKSQLRPLANRRPELYEEDEFSSDEYERMMELYNGTLASIEEGEIVKSRVLEIRENLVVLDIGFKSEGTIPLEEFKDMPDLKAGDEVEVLLEHLEDQEGSVVLSKKKADFMRVWERIRVAYENDQPVEGTLVKKIKGGVVVDLMGVDAFLPGSQIALRRVPNIDELLGQKYEFKIIKLNKRRRNIVVSRRVILETERAGKREKLMKELAKDQVRKGVVKNITDFGAFIDLGGVDGLLHITDMSWGRISHPSEMVQIGMELEIKVLDIDWERERISLGLKQLQSYPWKDVAAKYPVGTRVNGKVVSITNYGAFIELEPGIEGLVHISEMSWTRNVRHPSKIVSIGEAIEAVVLKVDETEEKISLGMKQTEQDPWVILPLKYPVGTRINGKVRNLTSFGAFVEIEPGIDGLIHISDMSWTKRVQHPSEVVKKGDAVDVVILNIDSENKRISLGLKQAEEDPWLRIGETYPVGTELPGKVVRLMDKGVVVDLGNDIEGFVPVSQLNPEGTVTNPADFTYEGMNFVMRVLEVDPIHRRIVLAVTSIPEEQPPKPAEPSKVHSSEDELGL